One Setaria viridis chromosome 3, Setaria_viridis_v4.0, whole genome shotgun sequence DNA window includes the following coding sequences:
- the LOC117850228 gene encoding uncharacterized protein: MSSKTPASIFPIGPCSPPAGTPSGASPAAPVPPGAPAVPPTPLVVPPPSAPPPAPRAAPSATAPASIAPHAASSPASATPRAAPSSASAPASGPDSGARSWTRTCAGPARATRGPGACASGATVAAHLRPSTPPHPWPHASRCSGFTGACPRARTRSSRPIVSPSRSRSHPAGGEPAPMATRGKLGFRLLAAFHTSSLSPIPKTYRSALADPNWRSAMEEYAALLSNNTWALVPRPPGANIVTGKWIFRHKFHAGGTLDRYKARWVLRGFTRRPGVDYDEMFSPMVKPATVRTALSLALSRNWPVHQLDGKNAFLYVTLV, encoded by the coding sequence ATGTCCTCCAAGACCCCGGCCTCTATTTTCCCAATCGGGCCGTGCTCTCCCCCTGCAGGTACCCCATCTGGCGCAAGTCCTGCGGCACCCGTGCCGCCGGGGGCTCCAGCAGTACCACCGACACCCTTGGTGGTGCCCCCACCGtccgcgccgccccccgcgcccCGCGCGGCCCCGTCCGCGACTGCGCCGGCGTCCATCGCGCCACACGCGGCCTCGTCTCCGGCGTCCGCCACGCCACGCGCGGCCCCGTCTTCAGCGTCCGCGCCCGCGAGCGGCCCCGACTCCGGCGCCCGCTCCTGGACCCGCACCTGTGCCGGCCCAGCACGCGCCACGCGCGGCCCTGGTGCCTGCGCCTCTGGTGCCACCGTTGCCGCGCACCTACGCCCGTCGACCCCGCCACATCCATGGCCCCATGCGTCCCGCTGCTCGGGCTTCACCGGTGCGTGTCCCCGTGCGCGCACCCGGTCCAGTCGGCCCATCGTCTCTCCCTCGAGGAGCCGTTCCCACCCAGCCGGTGGTGAACCAGCACCCATGGCCACCCGTGGGAAGCTTGGTTTCCGGCTGCTAGCTGCGTTTCACACTTCGTCACTGTCGCCCATCCCCAAGACCTACCGCAGTGCTCTCGCCGATCCGAATTGGCGCAGTGCTATGGAGGAGTATGCTGCCCTGCTCTCCAACAACACTTGGGCTCTTGTGCCACGGCCACCGGGTGCCAACATCGTGACTGGTAAGTGGATTTTTCGCCACAAGTTCCATGCTGGCGGCACACTCGATCGGTATAAAGCTCGCTGGGTCCTCCGTGGTTTCACACGACGCCCTGGTGTTGATTACGATGAAATGTTCAGTCctatggtgaagcctgccaccGTCCGCACAGCGTTGTCTTTGGCTCTCTCTCGGAATTGGCCCGTTCATCAGCTTGATGGGAAGAACGCCTTCCTCTATGTAACCCTTGTGTAA